In one window of Macadamia integrifolia cultivar HAES 741 chromosome 2, SCU_Mint_v3, whole genome shotgun sequence DNA:
- the LOC122094347 gene encoding F-box/kelch-repeat protein At1g57790-like gives MGRSKKTRKLQKRVEEKESAKRRILVEEQRPWSDLPTELLMLVESSLSLEDSIRFSCVCKNWHSLHRSHRVVNQSPLLLFPQLDDGLCEFFDPSQRKSYFRHIPELVNAVICCSKDGWLLLSKIDGISLLNPLTKSKIDLPYFDPYQFDELEVTLSCGPTSPGCMVFAIGDTNPDVSISIWHYGDAQWTNINFQNDLHFPVCGSTPVFCGGLFYCLNNFSFNMVGVFDPKEYTWSILTVPQPIQYIRRRYQWRAVYMAECKGELLFVHILYPAKPTIFKLDLSEMRWIEIRSLDGETLFVSGACSLSESEIPRILRNSVYLPRFRRYGNRCYFYSLEYCRYYPTMQCPDWKRDKLFSAVWIQPPKVTQPLFEELD, from the exons ATGGGTCGAAGTAAGAAGACTAGAAAGTTGCAGAAACG ggtggaagaaaaagagagtgcAAAAAGAAGAATTCTGGTAGAAGAGCAAAGGCCATGGTCTGACCTACCAACAGAGCTCCTCATGCTCGTTGAATCCAGTCTCAGCCTGGAAGACAGCATTCGTTTTTCATGTGTATGTAAGAACTGGCATTCCCTGCATCGTTCACATCGGGTGGTCAACCAGTCCCCATTGCTTTTGTTCCCCCAACTTGACGATGGCTTATGTGAGTTTTTTGACCCTTCACAGCGGAAGTCTTATTTTAGACACATCCCAGAGTTAGTCAATGCAGTGATTTGCTGCAGCAAAGATGGTTGGCTTTTGCTGTCCAAAATTGATGGGATTTCCTTACTAAATCCCCTCACCAAGTCAAAAATTGATCTTCCTTATTTTGATCCTTATCAATTTGATGAACTAGAAGTTACCTTATCTTGTGGTCCGACATCACCTGGCTGCATGGTTTTTGCAATTGGAGATACCAATCCAGATGTTTCTATAAGCATTTGGCATTACGGAGATGCACAGTGGACAAACATTAACTTCCAGAATGACTTGCACTTCCCTGTTTGTGGTAGTACTCCAGTTTTCTGTGGGGGgttattttattgtttgaatAATTTTAGTTTTAATATGGTAGGGGTTTTTGACCCAAAGGAATATACATGGAGTATCCTTACTGTACCTCAACCAATTCAATATATTCGTCGGAGATATCAGTGGAGAGCTGTATATATGGCTGAATGCAAGGGAGAGCTTTTATTTGTACACATACTTTATCCTGCCAAGCCAACTATATTCAAGTTGGATTTGAGTGAGATGAGATGGATAGAAATAAGGAGCTTGGATGGTGAAACACTTTTTGTCAGCGGAGCATGTTCTCTTTCAGAATCTGAAATCCCAAGAATATTAAGGAATAGTGTCTATCTTCCAAGGTTTCGTCGATATGGAAATCGGTGCTACTTTTATTCTCTTGAGTACTGTAGGTATTATCCTACTATGCAGTGCCCTGATTGGAAGAGGGACAAACTTTTCAGTGCTGTTTGGATTCAACCACCTAAGGTGACTCAACCTTTATTCGAAGAGCTCGACTGA
- the LOC122093742 gene encoding extracellular ribonuclease LE-like, with amino-acid sequence MKSSTCPVLIQIVVVQLLVVVCVSQNYDFFYFVQQWPGSYCDKSSSCCYPTTGKPATNFSIHGLWPNYDNASYPSNCDSNYPFDLSQITDLVSSLQVSWPSLSCPSSDDTNFWAHEWDKHGTCSEDVLNEHGYFAAALNLKDQVDLLQILESAGIQPDGRFYSVDNITQAIAGAVGYTPGIDCNKDTSSNSQLYQIYLCVDTSGANFIECPVLPSSKCSSSIEFPSF; translated from the exons atgaAGTCCAGTACATGTCCAGTTCTCATTCAGATTGTTGTGGTGCAACTCTTAGTGGTTGTGTGTGTTTCACAGAATTATgatttcttctattttgttcaGCAG TGGCCGGGGTCATACTGTGATAAAAGTAGTAGTTGTTGCTACCCTACCACAGGAAAGCCTGCAACAAACTTCAGCATCCATGGACTTTGGCCTAATTATGATAATGCATCTTACCCATCTAACTGTGATTCCAACTACCCTTTTGATCTATCACAG ATCACAGACTTGGTAAGTAGTCTGCAAGTAAGCTGGCCATCACTTTCGTGTCCTAGCAGCGACGACACAAATTTTTGGGCACACGAATGGGATAAACACGGTACCTGCTCGGAGGATGTCCTTAATGAACATGGTTACTTTGCAGCAGCTCTCAACCTTAAAGACCAAGTGGACCTCCTCCAAATCCTCGAAAGTGCAG GTATCCAACCAGATGGTAGATTTTACAGTGTGGATAATATCACACAAGCAATAGCAGGAGCAGTTGGATATACTCCTGGAATAGATTGCAACAAAGACACATCCAGCAACAGTCAGCTATACCAGATTTACCTCTGTGTGGACACTTCTGGTGCCAACTTCATAGAGTGCCCAGTACTGCCAAGTAGCAAATGCAGTTCAAGCATTGAATTCCCTTCCTTCTAG
- the LOC122063521 gene encoding uncharacterized protein LOC122063521, translating into MHFGGERVSGDSGENGAMVVEDDDGGARESLDRGPDGPPQDERQKDAGQRRTYAKALGFSSWPAIDTLPEPIQVGSKRRVMIPQRDYELKRQNFRFALIGRVNFRLISLDGLRAEAREKWNLSQGVLMHPLGKGYVIFQFQCEGDKAAVWRRSPLRIGDQVIRFQHWKPDFNIHEKQLLTKLVWIRFPDLPLEYWHENVLLSIAKAVGRPVSLDRRTRQGILGFFARVLVEVDISDLAERVEEVQVERLEPGTSQVYGFCQKVVYEDNVERCGYCKRVGHLISKCRLKRLDDEKQCAADKLAKVPGAVYVEDGVNSGKESNGDENYGIKEGFVSGTVIELESDSNPINQEGEISNILPKEGEVFRMDEGSDVDSDPNPTENPLHGVPGDPPVDPLGGNEPRMGLTPVGEVAVPEGRYPSRYRRLGGGQGPGRGVAMASAMQPVVEDPGEDHVVSSFPRVECSRGTVSIVHSEIIRMDTVAVAREKEAGGMLEGGKQRKKTGSQAKKSDKNQFSKKQLWLDLELPISALVPWSVMGDFNATLFSHEKRGPGKFNLGSAAEFQAMVDACELLSIPSQGKKFTWTNNRRRGHAVAVLDRSFCNGKWIDVFRNVKQRVLLSSVSDHAPLIVVSDDVQRPTNIPFRFHSFWMENDQFISVVEEAWKTSIGGNPIFVLAQKLKQVKENLKVWARANFPNLNDEVDKAKLELKKVQDMIEVAGMNDELFNREADAKTVLLKANQMYEKLWAEKAKLRWMKNGYCNSKIFHLSVKLRRLKNQITSLKKEDGTWVSDQQGISLYVADFFEKFHEADEITVHNDLLDNIPRVLEEEDVAGLEIVPSGDEIKQAVWDLDPVSSPGPDGFPGSFFRRCWTIVEGDFCRAVKKFFEEGRLPKGINNCFISLIPKVEGAASLDRFRPICMGNFYCKVISKILSSRLLVVLPKLISEEQGAFQQGKIISANISLASELSNLMHSSVRGGGMGLKLDVQKAVSILVNGGPVGFFGVGRGLRQGDPLSPFLFILAEEVLCRGLRSMVQNGLIKSLPGP; encoded by the exons ATGCattttggaggagagagagtgtctggcGATTCAGGGGAGAATGGAGCTATGGTTGTGGAGGATGACGATGGTGGAGCTCGGGAGTCTCTGGATCGTGGTCCAGATGGTCCTCCACAGGATGAAAGGCAAAAGGATGCAGGCCAGCGACGTACATATGCAAAAGCCTTGGGTTTTTCATCTTGGCCTGCCATTGACACTCTCCCAGAGCCGATTCAGGTAGGGAGTAAAAGACGAGTAATGATCCCGCAGAGAGACTATGAATTGAAGAGACAAAATTTTCGTTTTGCCTTAATCGGTAGGGTTAACTTCCGATTGATCTCTTTGGATGGTTTGAGAGCGGAGGCTCGGGAAAAATGGAACCTCAGTCAAGGGGTGCTTATGCATCCCTTGGGAAAAGgttatgtaatttttcaatttcagtgcGAGGGCGACAAGGCAGCGGTGTGGCGAAGGTCTCCCCTTAGGATTGGTGATCAGGTCATTCGATTTCAACATTGGAAACCTGATTTTAATATTCACGAGAAGCAACTTCTCACAAAGCTTGTATGGATACGGTTTCCTGATCTCCCGCTTGAATACTGGCACGAAAATGTGTTATTGTCTATAGCAAAGGCAGTAGGGCGCCCTGTGTCCCTAGACAGACGAACAAGACAAGGCATTCTTGGCTTCTTTGCGAGAGtgctggtggaggttgataTCTCTGACTTGGCAGAGAGGGTGGAGGAAGTACAGGTGGAAAGATTAGAACCAGGTACATCTCAGGTGTATGGTTTCTGTCAAAAGGTGGTGTATGAAGATAATGTGGAGCGTTGTGGATACTGTAAACGAGTCGGACATTTGATTTCCAAGTGTAGGCTGAAAAGATTGGATGATGAAAAGCAATGTGCGGCTGATAAATTAGCAAAGGTTCCAGGGGCGGTATATGTTGAAGATGGAGTCAACTCAG GAAAGGAGTCCAACGGAGATGAAAATTATGGAATTAAGGAAGGCTTTGTGTCAGGGACGGTTATAGAATTAGAGTCTGATTCTAATCCTATAAATCAGGAAGGAGAGATTTCTAATATTCTACCTAAGGAAGGAGAGGTATTTCGAATGGATGAGGGATCGGATGTTGACTCTGATCCAAACCCAACTGAGAACCCGCTCCATGGAGTTCCTGGTGATCCGCCAGTGGATCCATTGGGGGGGAACGAACCCAGAATGGGGCTTACTCCTGTGGGCGAGGTTGCTGTTCCGGAGGGGAGGTATCCTTCTCGTTATAGAAGGCTCGGTGGGGGTCAAGGACCGGGACGTGGTGTTGCCATGGCCAGTGCTATGCAGCCAGTTGTTGAAGACCCTGGTGAGGATCATGTGGTTTCTTCTTTTCCCAGGGTGGAATGTTCAAGGGGAACAGTCTCTATTGTGCATTCAGAAATTATAAGAATGGATACGGTGGCAGTGGCTCGGGAGAAGGAGGCCGGAGGTATGCTTGAGGGtggaaagcaaagaaagaaaacaggtAGTCAGGCTAAAAAGtctgataaaaatcaattctctAAGAA GCAATTGTGGTTAGATTTGGAGTTGCCGATATCAGCTTTGGTTCCGTGGTCTGTGatgggggatttcaatgcaacccTGTTCTCgcatgagaaaagaggtccTGGTAAGTTTAATCTTGGATCAGCTGCTGAATTCCAGGCAATGGTTGATGCGTGTGAATTGCTTTCTATCCcttctcagggaaagaaattcacttggactAATAATCGTCGAAGGGGTCATGCAGTTGCAGTGTTGGATCGGAGTTTTTGTAATGGGAAGTGGATAGATGTGTTTAGAAATGTGAAGCAGCGTGTTTTGTTGTCTTCGGTATCAGATCATGCCCCTTTAATTGTTGTCTCTGATGATGTTCAAAGACCTACAAATATCCCCTTTAGATTCCATagcttttggatggaaaatgatcaatttatctCTGTGGTTGAGGAAGCTTGGAAAACTTCGATAGGGGGTAATCCAATTTTCGTTCTGGCACAAAAATTAAAGCAGGTCAAGGAGAATTTAAAGGTTTGGGCGAGGGCCAATTTTCCTAACCTGAATGATGAGGTCGATAAAGCAAAGCTGGAATTAAAGAAGGTTCAAGATATGATAGAGGTGGCTGGgatgaatgatgaattatttaACAGAGAGGCAGATGCAAAAACAGTATTATTGAAGGCCAACCAAATGTACGAGAAgttgtgggctgaaaaagctaaactgagatggatgaaaaatggatATTGTAACTCGAAGATTTTTCATCTCTCCGTGAAGCTTAGGAGGTTGAAAAATCAGATCACCTCCctaaaaaaggaagatggaacTTGGGTTTCAGACCAACAGGGAATATCGTTATATGTCGctgatttttttgagaaatttcatgaGGCTGATGAAATCACGGTTCATAATGACCTTCTTGATAATATTCCCAGAGTGTTGGAGGAGGAGGACGTGGCAGGATTGGAGATTGTCCCGAGTGGGGACGAAATAAAACAAGCTgtttgggatttagatcctgtaagctctccaggtcctgatgggttcccaGGTAGTTTCTTCAGGCGATGTTGGACTATTGTTGAGGGTGATTTTTGCAGGGCAGTGAAAAAATTCTTTGAGGAAGGGCGGCTTCCTAAAGGAATAAATAACTGCTTTATTTCCTTGATCCCCAAAGTTGAGGGGGCGGCCTCTCTAGATAGGTTTCGACctatatgtatggggaatttttattgcaaaGTGATATCAAAAATTCTATCTTCAAGATTACTTGTTGTTTTGCCTAAATTGATTTCGGAAGAGCAAGGCGCTTTCCAGCAGGGTAAAATAATTTCAGCAAATATCAGCCTCGCCTCAGAACTGTCAAATTTGATGCATTCTTCAGTTAGGGGTGGTGGAATGGGTCTGAAGCTCGATGTTCAAAAGGC AGTATCAATTTTGGTGAACGGTGGCCCGGTGGGGTTCTTTGGGGTTGGTAGAGGTCTCCGACAAGGAGATCCTTTGTCTCCCTTTCTATTTATTCTGGCAGAAGAGGTTCTCTGTAGAGGTCTTAGAAGCATGGTTCAGAATGGTTTGATAAAGTCTCTTCCTGGGCCTTGA